The Marivirga salinae DNA window TTGTCTTCCTCTTCTTCCTTTTCTGGTATATTTACCAAATAAGAAATCATGGCATTTGAGCTTCTGTTTTCTCCATTAAAAGTAGCATTAGCTCCAAACCTTAAGCCTGTTGGCTGCTGAGTAACTACCTGATAAGCAGTTGGCGGCTCAAAAAGAGCTAATGGTTTTTCCAGTAAATCCTTGCCATCTGTAGCTAGTTTTCTTAATGGTCGGATATCATCCATTACATAAGCTGATCTACCGAAAGTCCCAATTACCAAATCATGCTCTCTTGGGTGAATCACCATATCTCGAGTAGGTACATTAGGATAATCATTTGTCCACTTTTGCCAATCTTTTCCTTTATTTATACTGAAATATAAACCGCCATCTGTTCCTAAAAACATTAAATTTGGTTCAAGTGGATCTTGCACGAAGCTTAAGGTAAAAGTCCATACCTGCTCTTCACTCACCAAATTAGTCCAGCTTTTACCGTAATTTGTTGTGTGGAATAAATAAGGCTTGAAATCAAAATTTCTATAATTATTCACTACTACGAAAGCCTCTCCGGGATTAAAAGTAGAAGGTTGGATTTGAGCAAACCAAGCCGCTTCAGGTAAGCCTTTGATGTTATCGCTCACTTTTCCCCAGCTTTTTCCGCCATCTTGCGTAAGCTGTAAGTTTCCGTCATCCGTTCCTACCCACACCACATCTTCTTTCACTGCTGAAGGTCCGATAGAAATAATGGTGGTATTATTTTCCGCCCCAGTGGCATCATAAGTTAAACCACCACTTTCAAATTGTTTTTGTTTTTCAGGATTATTGGTAGTCAAATCTGGAGAAATGATATCCCAATTTTGACCTTTATCAGTTGATTTATGCAAAAATTGACTTCCAAAATAAACCGTGCTATTGTCAAATGGGTCTTGGGCAATGGCTGCATTCCAGTTGAATCTTAACAAAACATCTTTATCTGGATGTGTTGGTCTAACGATCTGTTGTTTCCCGGTTTCTCTATCGTAGCGAACCACAAAACCTTGCTGCGATTGTGCAAAACCATATCTGGAATCATCTTTATCAGGTATTACATCAAAGCCATCCCCAAAAGCTAATTCTTGCCAATAAGAATTTCGAATTCCCTGAGATTTCCAAACATAAGCAGGACCTACCCAGCTTCCGTTGTCTTGCATTCCGCCATAAACATTGTAAGGAAATTCAGTATCAACATTAATATGGTAATACTGTGCGATAGGTAAATTCTTAACAAATCGCCAAGTTTCTCCTCCATCATAAGTTATATTTAAACCACCGTCATTTCCGTCCAGCATCATTTTAGGGTTTTCAGGATGGATATACCATGCATGGTGATCAGGATGAACCCCTACATCAGTTCCATAAGCGGGCATTAATTCTTTAAAGGACTTACCGCCATCTTCACTTACATTTACATAAGTGAAAATGGTATAAAGCCTGTTTTCATTTTTCGGATCGGCATATAATTCATGATAATAAAAAGGACGATTTCCGATTTCCCCCATATCATCATTGATTTTTCCCCATTTATATCCTCCATCATCAGAGCGGTAAAGAGCGTTCTTTTTGGATTCCACTAAAGCATAAACCCTTTTAGAATTAGCGGCAGAAATTGTAATGCCTATTCTACCTAATTCTCCTTTTGGTAAGCCTTCTTCTTCACCTAATTTCTTCCAATTTTCTCCGCCATCAACTGTCATGTAAAGTGCAGATCCCTCTCCACCAGAATTAAAAGTCCATGGTTTTCTTCTGTGCTCCCACATGGCAGCAAATAATTTATTTGGATTATTAGGATCCATGATTAAATCTGCTGCACCCGTTTTTTCATTTACGTACAAAATCTTATCCCAGCTTTTTCCACCGTCATTGGTTTTAAATACCCCTCTTTCAGGATGCTCTCCCCAAGGAGAGCCAATAGCGCCCACATAAACTGTATTCGGATTTTTAGGGTCAATTCTAATTCTGTGGATATTTCGGGTTTTTTCCAAGCCCATTAATTTCCAGCTCTTTCCTCCATCTAATGATTTATAAAGGCCATAACCACCATTTAAACTGTTTCGAGGATTCCCTTCACCAGTTCCTACCCATATTACATCCGGATTGTCCTGTTGAATCGCCACAGCTCCGATTGATAATATTTTTTCATCATCAAAAACAGGCTTCCAATCTACTCCTCCACTTTCAGATTTCCACAATCCTCCTGAAGCTGAGCCTACATACATGATGTGAGGTTGATCATGAACTACATCGATAGCAGTAACTCTACCACTCATGCCAGCAGGGCCGATGCTTCTTACATCAATCCCTTTTAATTTTTCTAGATCTATTTCTTGAGCTGAAACTGATAAAAAGCAGCTTAAAGCAAGAAAAGTAAAAATCCATTGTTTTATAAATGATTTCCTCATATTACGAATTTTAAGTTTCTTCAATCTCGCAACAGGAAGTTTCAGATGCAAACGAATTTTATTTCAAGGGTCGAATTTATATTTGATAAATGCTGCGGCCTTAGTTCTCTCAGCTCATCATTAGTAATGCTCTGAAAACCTCATGTCAATTTTATGCTTCTTTTCCTGTCAAAAATTACATGTTGTGAAGGCTTCAGAAAATTGTTTTAAGTATTTTCCTTTCCAGAGGAAGCGGATTCTAAATTTTAGAAACAAATATAACACAGTCAAGATTATGACTTTCTTTTGATCTTCAACATATTTTTTGGCGTGTTGGTCGAATTAATGTAAGTAAATAGCTTTATTTTTAAGATTTACGAGCTATTAATATTACTTTTCGGGTTATTAAGGAAACAGATTTAAATATTATGAATCTTACTAAAATTGTATTTTTTAAATGGGTGCTAAGTTTTTGTAAAAAAGAATTTTCCGCAAATAGACAGTTGAACTATATTTTCTTATTAGTTTGTGTCCTGTTCTTTAGTACAAATAGTGGTTTTAGCCAATTTATAATACATGTTCAAGATTGGGAAGGTGTTGCTGGCAGTGGTGATTGGATACGTGATGAGGCCCCTACAAACAAATGGACAAGAGGAACAGATACAGATGGAGTATACTGGGGTTCTAAGGGCACTTATATTTCAAATGATGATACAAACTTTGCATATACAATTGGAACTACCTCAGAAGCCTTTGCCTATAAAGATATAGAGTTTCCTGCCTATACGGATGGTTTCTACCTCCACTTTTATTGGAAGTGTGTTGGTGATGTTGGCGCAACGACAGCTTATGATTATATGCGTGTGTTTCTGGTGCCAACAACTACTGGTTTAAATGAGACCGATTTAGAGACTGCAGCCAATGGTGCCAATGGCTTCGAAATTTTAGGGCCGGGCTTACAAGATCGCTTTGTGCAACAGCCTTCCTTTGTACTAGAAAATTATCCGCTGACTACAACTCAGAATGATTTAGTCGAAAACAAAACGTACAGACTAGTGTTTTTGTGGAAAAATGATAATGAATTTTCAGACGGGATTCCCGCTGCTTTTGATAATGTCATTATCTCCGATGGAGACGCCAGTCAACCATTATCCGGAACTTACCAGATAGGGAAAAATTCAATAGGAACACAAAGATTTGATAGCATTATGCATGCCACGGCTTTATTAAATATGAATGGAGTCGCTGGTAATGTGGTTTTTGAATTGACTGATGAAGACTACCCGATAAAAACAGGTGATCTACCCCTTCGAATAAAAGATTTTAATGCAAATCCTAATTCCACTGTTTCAAATGCTGAGTTGTTAATGCAACCAGTTCAGGATGGGAGCATAACTCCTATAATAAGTGGTAGTAGAGCAAATAATGCAATCATATTCATAGACCAGGCTGACAATGTAACAGTCAATGGCGATAATGGAGGTACATTATCGAATGATTTAATAATCGAGAATAACAGTACCTCCACACCAAACGGAATTTACCTGGGCTCAGAAATAGCTACTTCATCAGCCACAAATAATATAGAAATAAATAATGTTAATATCAATCTTAGCATCTCTGATGGCATAGGATTACGTGTAACTTCAGCAGCGGACTATTCTGCAGGATTATTTGATAATATTAGTATATCAAATAATAGTTTTTCTGGTGGACGGATGGCAATATATGTTAACGGCAATGACGGAACAGCCAATGGATCACGGCTTACCATTGCCAATAATTCAATAAATAGTACCACCAATCCCATAGGCCTACGTGGCATTGAAATCTTCGGAACCTCTACTATCAGTATTTCCAATAATCACATTGGCAATATCACTTCAGGGCTAGGGGGCAACGTAAGGGGTATTCGCCTGGGAGGCAATTGTTCTGGAGCTACAATTGAAAAGAATGAGATTTATAATTTGTCGCACACATCTGACTACGGGGCACACGGTATTTCTTTGGCAACCGCTTCTACGTCTGCTAATACTGTAATTAAGAATAATATAATTTACAATATTTCTGGGGATGGCTGGAATTACACGGATACTTTTATTGATAACTCATCAGGGATTGCACTGCAAGGAACACAGTCAGGCATCTCTATTCTTAATAACTCCATATATTTAAAAGAAGGCGGCAGTAATATAGTTGCTGCAAGCGCAAGTTCTTATACAGCCTGCCTTGCTATTGAAACAGGCAGTGTGGTTAACGTTTTAAAGAATAATATCTTAATTAACACGCTGGGAGGGACTAATGGAACGGATCCTGCAGGATATTCTGCTATCGCCTATCAGGGGACATTTACTAATCATTTCCCTGATATTGATTATAACTTTTACTACACCAGAGTGAACAGTGGATCGGGTGCAGGAGAGTCTCTGGCCACCGACTTTACAAGTTCTGCTTCTTCATTAGCTGACTTAAAAATCCTGAGTGCAAATGACCAGAGTTCAATAGGAGCCTCTAGTGGTGATATTGCAACATTTAATGGGCCCGGATTTACATTTTCAGCTGAAAGATTGTTTGATGCATCAAATCAAGGACAAGGGACTTTTTTAAAGATAGATGAAGCTCAGCAAGAGTCATGGTTGCTCAATGCCGGTGGAACTCATTTGCCGGATGTTACAGAAGATTTTGACGGAGTAGCAAGAAATACCGCTATCACAGCCGTGCCTCCATGCATGGGCGCCTTCGAATTTACCCCTGCTGTGGAACCTGTGGCAGCATATCAGGCTGGTGCTATTACAGATGCCGGAACTTCTGAATTTTATGTGGCAAACCGAAAAATGTTAGCTATTACATGGAATCAAAATGGCGGGACTCTTCCTAGCAGTCTTGACGTAAAATATTATCCTGGCAACTTACCACCGGATACTGATGGATATCCTGTTTTTAATGGATATGTTCAAATTCTTGCACCTGACGGAAGTGGATTTAACTACGATATTGAATTAGCCTACGAACCAGCTCTGCTAGCTGGAATTCCTGCAACTGATATTAAGCTGACAAAAAGATCGGATGCTGTAAATGACTGGTATGCCTGGCCTACTACTGTAAACACAACGGACAGAATCTTTTCGGTGGTGAATATAGATACTGAGTTTAGTTATTTTACCGGTACCAACCAGGAAAATCCACTGCCAGTGGAACTGCTTTCATTTACAGCGCAGACAATGAGTGGAAGAATTGAGTTAGAATGGGAAACAGCCACAGAGAAAAATAACGAGCATTTTGATGTTGAGAAAAAAGGCGTTAATAATGATTGGCACACTATATCAACTGTAGCAGGTGCGGGAAATTCAAATGCATTAATTCAATATTCCATTTCAGATTTTAATCCAATTTCAGGAACGCAATATTACCGACTCAAACAAGTAGATACAGATGGTAAGTTTGAATACTCTTCTGTTTTAAGGGTTGATTATGGAACCAATGGACAGGAAGTTTTCCCTAATCCTTTTATGGACAAAATCTTTGTTAAAACTAATGGAGAAGATTTAGTGGAAAGAATTGAACTGAAAAATATTACGGGTAATGCCATCAATATTTCAAAAGAATATTTAGGTCAAAACAAATGGAAAGTCAATACACATTCTCTAGAAACAGGGACTTATATCCTTTACATATACTCAGGTAATCAAGTGGAAGTACGGAAGGTAGTGAAGCGTTAAGAGCTTTTCATGAGCTCCTGTAATCCACCGCATCCATATTTCCTTCTTCATCAATTATATGAGTTTCTTTTCCAGGAACTATATCGGTATTCTGAGCTGAGGCACAGCTCCAGTTTCCGTAATCATTTTTATGTACCACAAAAGTAAAGATGGTATTTCTTGCTTGTGCCTTTTTTCCATTGATGGAAGTTTGCCCTTCCAAATGAACTCGTGCATTGACGACCGCAATAGTTTCTGATAGGTATTTGACTTTGCTTTTCCTTAAAGACAATTCTGAATCTTTAAAGATAACTTTTAAACCATAATCATGGGCTTCAAATATTGATTCTCTATTATGCCACCACAAGCCCGTAACATTGATGAATTCTGCATCTTCATCAAAAATGGAGGCCAGCATTTTGGGGTCTTTGAGATTCCATGCTTTTATAAAAGTGTTAGGAATTTCCTGAGGTTCTGGGATATTTAAAGTGGTAAAATCAGTCATTATTTTCATTTAATTAGTACAACTCATTAAAAAACAAAAAAGCCACGTTTTCTGTGGCTTTTTTAATTTGAGCAATACAATAAATTACTCACTCATTACTTCTTCTGTTTCAGCAACTTCTTCTTCCATTTCCACACTGTCCATTTCTTCCGTTGGCTCAGCCATCAATTCCTCTTCATCACTATTTAGGTCATTCAGTTCATCTTTTAAATCCACCATAAACTGAGATGAGGTGAATGATTCATTTTCCAAGATTTCTTGTATTGCTTCAATACGCTTTTCCTCTTCTTCAATAGCCAATGCTTTTTGAGCATAAACAGCAACTGCAATATCCACTTCATTATCAGATAAGTCAGTTCGCTTTACCCATCCAGAAGAAAACCACTTGTCACCTTGTCTTTTTCCTTTTACTTCAACCCATTCGTCTTTAGTATCTATTAAAGCTAATACATCCATAGGGTTGAAGCTTTTGTCCGTTTTAGTTAATAAATCAGGACGCTTAAAAATCTGAGCTTCTCTCACGGCTGCAACTGCAGTTCCCTCTACTACAAAACCACTCACAACCCAACCTTGCTTATCATCTCCTAATTTAATTTCAACATATTCTCTGTTATCCTCTGAAGAATCAACAGCGGTTTTTCCCGTCATCAATACTTTCTCTCCTAAACTTATAGATGATATCCATTTTCCATCTGATGAAGGTTCTTTTCGGACAGAAATACCATCCCAAATAGATACAGCATCAACTTTTTTTGGAGCTTCTTCCTTGGCTGTAGTTTGCTCAGTTGTTTCTTTATTTTCATTTCCTGAGCAAGAGATTAAGCCGAAAGCCATAATTGCACAGGCTAAAGTGTAATAATAGTTCTTCATAGTTAGTTTTTTTGGTTTTGAAATTTCAGACTAATGTAAGTGTTTTTAAAAAGTTAGAAAATAAAAACTTTGGATATTTTAATTATTATCGGTGTGTCCTGCAACGACTAAATATTAGTATGCTAGTAGCAATTCTTTATATTTCGACTCGGAAGTAGCTTTATTAATCTTCTTTTATGATTTTTACTGATCGATCTCCAATCCTCAATACATAAACATCAGCTTCAAGATCAGATAAATCAATGCCTTTATCTTCCGCTTTTAATTCACCCTTTAATACCTGCTTACCAGAAACAGTTGTTATCTGATAGCTTATAGATGCATTATCCTTTCTTTCAACTGTAATAAATGAATTACTTGGATTCGGATAAATTTTAAGGTTATAAAAGACTTTATCAGCTGTGCCAGTTGGGATTGAGCCAGTATCATCATCTTCTTCATTATCGTCTGCATCTTCTTCCGTTTCACATTCCGATTTTCCATTTATATCGAATTGAGAAATAAAATCCCATACTATAGCACTGGCTTTTATATCCATATTGCCCCATGCACCCGGCCAGGTATGATCTCCACCTTTCACTTTATAATGAACAACCGAGCTGCAACTATCACCTTGAGTGAACATTATTTTTTCAACTTTACTTCCATCGTTTGTATTGATATCATCAATGTCTGTGGTATCAGCAGATGCAGTGGTGTTATTAAAATCCACCCAATATTCCACTACCTGTTTAATAGATTTTGTCCAGCTTGCACCTGAATAAGGCACAGTACCATCTGCGTTGCCGTGTATTTGCAATACAGGAGTAGGATGCTGGGGATCACAATCGTTAAAAATTTCAGGAGTCATAGAGCCTGTAACCGAAGCTACTGCCGCTATCCTTTCACTTAACTGGCATGCCAATAGAAAACTCATAAACCCACCATTTGACATTCCAGTACTGTACACTTTAGAGCTATCTATGGTGTATTCTGCAGAAATCGAATCAAGTAATGCATTAGTAAATCCTACGTCATCAGCTGTACTGTTTAAGGTCCAACCTCCTACATTCCAATGGGTATTTCCATTTAACAAGGTCCCTTGTGGATAAACAACAATAAAATTGGCAGTATCGGCAATTTGATTAAAACCAGAGTATGACATTATAGTATTGGCAGAGCTGGTATAACCATGAAAGCATAAAACTAAGGGTGAAGCAATAGTCGGATCATAAGAAGCTGGTATATACATGATGTACTCCCTTTCCTCGTTGTCATGAATAATGGTGCCAGTGATTGTTTCCTGAGCATTACAAATTATGGAAAACATAATAAGTAATAGCATCATTAATAGATAATTTTTCATTTGGTTCTTTTGGTTGTGTTTTTAATTCTAGGATGATAGCAATGCTAATTAAACAAGGTGTTCATTTGCATAGGGGAAGTTAACTATTATTATAGACAAATCTCTATTAAACAAAAAAAGCCGATTAGAATTTCATCTAACCGGCTCTTATCTTTATGTATTAACTTTGAATTTACTTCAAAGTTCTTTTTACTTCTCTTTCTTCAAATCCTTCAATAACATCACCTTCGACAATGTCATTGTAGCCTTTGATACTGATACCACATTCATAGCCTTTCTTCACTTCCTGTACATCATCTTTGAAACGTTTCAATTGATCAATTTCTCCTTCATACTTCACAATTCCATCTCTAATCAACCTGATTTTATTGTTTCTTTTCACATATCCGTCAGTCACCATACAACCTGCTACAGTACCAATTTTAGAGATTTTGAATATCTCTCTAACCTCAATATTACCAGTAATAAACTCTTCTTTAGTCGGTGCTAACATACCCTCCATGGCATCTTTCAACTCATTGATAGCATCATAAATAATAGAATATAATCGAATTTCGATTTCTTCATTATCAGCTATTTTTCTAGCATTTTGAGAAGGTCTAACTTGGAAACCTAAAATAATGGCATCCGATGCTGATGCTAGCAATACATCAGATTCTGAAATCTGTCCTACCGCTTTATGGATTATATTAACCTGAATTTCTTCAGTTGATAATTTCAATAATGAATCAGAAAGTGCTTCAATAGAACCGTCAACATCACCTTTAACAATTACATTCAGCTCCTTAAATGAACCAATAGCCAATCTACGTCCAATTTCATCAAGTGTAATATGCTTTTTAGTTCGCATACTTTGCTCTCTCTGAATTTGCTCACGCTTATTAGCAATATCCCTTGCTTCACGGTCTGTTTCCATCACGTTGAAACGGTCACCAGCTTGCGGTGCTCCATCCAAACCTAACATTAGAACCGGAGTAGACGGGCCAGCTTCTTTCACCTTTTGTCCTTTATGGTCAAACATAGCCTTTACTTTACCGTAATGAGCGCCAGCTAAGACTACATCTCCTATTTTTAATGTACCTGCCTGAATCATGATAGTAGTTAAATAACCTCTACCTTTATCCAATTCTGCTTCGACCACAGTTCCTACTGCTGATTTATTCGCATTTGCTTTGAGCTCTAATACTTCTGCTTCAAGCAATACTTTTTCTAATAAGTCTTCAATACCTTGACCTGTTTTTGCAGATACTTCTTGGCACTGATATTTACCTCCCCAATCCTCAACCAAAATGTTGATATTGGCTAATTGTTCTTTAATTTTTTCAACGTTAGCATTTGGCTTATCCACTTTGTTAATGGCAATCACCATAGGCACGCCAGCTACTTGTGCATGATTAATAGCTTCTTTTGTTTGAGGCATAACCGCATCATCAGCTGCTACAACAATGATGGCAACATCTGTTATTTTAGCACCCCTAGCACGCATGGCTGTAAAAGCCTCGTGACCTGGAGTATCCAAGAAAGCAACTTTCTTGCCTGACTCAGTCATCACATCATAAGCACCAATATGCTGAGTAATACCACCGGCTTCACCTGCTGTTACTTTAGATTCACGAATAAAATCTAGTAATGAAGTTTTACCATGATCAACGTGTCCCATAATAGTAACAATCGGAGCTCTGTCCTTCAAGTCTTCTGGGTTATCTTCCTCTTCAAAAACCTCTGTTTCATCGTCTGCTTCAGTAAATTTCACATCATAACCGAATTCATCAGCAATGATAGTGATGGTCTCTGCATCTAATCTTTGGTTGATGGATGCAAATATTCCTAAATTCATACATTTAGCGATGACATCATTTACGCTCACATCCATTAAAGATGCTAAGTCATTAGCTGATATAAATTCAGTTGTTTTAAGAAGTTTAGATTCTTGTTCTTGTTGTTGTATGTCTCCCTCTCTTTTATCAGCTTGAGTTTGACGTTTTTCTTTTCTATATTTTGAACGATTACCACTAGCTCCTGGTGATTTACCACTCAAGCGAGCCATGGTTTGCTTAATTTGTTCTTGAATTTCTTTTTCTGTAGGCTCCGCTTTTTCTACTCTACCTCTTCTGCCTCTGTTTCTATCGCTTCCGCCACCTCTATTTTGTCCTTGCTGACCTGAACCTGGTCCTCTGTTTTGACCTGGGCCGCCAGCTCCACCACCTGGTTTAGAATCCTGTGGTTTATTAGGGGCAATTCTCTTTCTTGGTCGTTTTCCTCTTCTTGCTTCTTTCTTATCATCTGAAGAAGCTACTGGTTTAACACCTTTTTTACCTTTTCTTTCCTTCTCTTTAGGTAAATCTATTTTACCTAATACAGTAAGGCCTTTCAATGAATCTGCCTTAGCAGAAATAGTTGAATCTTGTGCCTTTTCTTGAGTTAATGGAAGTTTTTCGGTTGGTTTATCCTCCGCTTTTTTATCCTCTTTCGGAGCTTCCTCTTTAACTTTCGGAGTATCAGCTTTTGGCTGTTCTTCTTTTTTCTCTTCTTCTTTTGGCTTTTCAGCTTTAGGAGCTGTTTCTTCCTTTTTCTCTTCTGGCTTTTTCTCCTCCTTTTTTGGCTCTTCTTTTTTGGACTCCTCTTTCTTAGGCTCTTCTTTTTTCTCCTCTTTCGCTTCTACTTTTCCTTTTGGAGCTTCTTCAGGTTGCTTCTTTTCTGCAACAGGTCCTTCCTCCTTTTTAGGTTCCTCTGCAGGTTTTGGAGTTTCCTGCTTCTTACCTTTTTTATGTTCGTCTAAATCAATTTTGCCTAAAACTTTAGGCCCCGATAATTTAGGACTTTCAGATTTATAGACATCCTCTTTAGGCTCTTCTTTTTTAGCAGCTGGTTTATCTTCAGGTTTTTGTTCTGATTGAGCACTTTTTTCTTTGCCCTCACCTGCATTTTTAATCAAGACTTTTTCTTCGTCATCACTATCATTGCTATCCCCGTCTGAATCGATAACTACATTGCTATTATGTTTTTTACCAATGGACAAACTGGATGCTTCCTCTTTCTCTTGTGCAGAGGAGGCAAACTCTTTTGCGAGCATTCCAAATTGCTCTTCAGTAATTTTTGAGTTTGGCTTGCTATCCACCTCATATCC harbors:
- a CDS encoding VPS10 domain-containing protein yields the protein MRKSFIKQWIFTFLALSCFLSVSAQEIDLEKLKGIDVRSIGPAGMSGRVTAIDVVHDQPHIMYVGSASGGLWKSESGGVDWKPVFDDEKILSIGAVAIQQDNPDVIWVGTGEGNPRNSLNGGYGLYKSLDGGKSWKLMGLEKTRNIHRIRIDPKNPNTVYVGAIGSPWGEHPERGVFKTNDGGKSWDKILYVNEKTGAADLIMDPNNPNKLFAAMWEHRRKPWTFNSGGEGSALYMTVDGGENWKKLGEEEGLPKGELGRIGITISAANSKRVYALVESKKNALYRSDDGGYKWGKINDDMGEIGNRPFYYHELYADPKNENRLYTIFTYVNVSEDGGKSFKELMPAYGTDVGVHPDHHAWYIHPENPKMMLDGNDGGLNITYDGGETWRFVKNLPIAQYYHINVDTEFPYNVYGGMQDNGSWVGPAYVWKSQGIRNSYWQELAFGDGFDVIPDKDDSRYGFAQSQQGFVVRYDRETGKQQIVRPTHPDKDVLLRFNWNAAIAQDPFDNSTVYFGSQFLHKSTDKGQNWDIISPDLTTNNPEKQKQFESGGLTYDATGAENNTTIISIGPSAVKEDVVWVGTDDGNLQLTQDGGKSWGKVSDNIKGLPEAAWFAQIQPSTFNPGEAFVVVNNYRNFDFKPYLFHTTNYGKSWTNLVSEEQVWTFTLSFVQDPLEPNLMFLGTDGGLYFSINKGKDWQKWTNDYPNVPTRDMVIHPREHDLVIGTFGRSAYVMDDIRPLRKLATDGKDLLEKPLALFEPPTAYQVVTQQPTGLRFGANATFNGENRSSNAMISYLVNIPEKEEEEDKSEKEAEKDEEKEEDKIKYDSLQLQVYNMKGELIRTLQEKTPEKNGVHRMYWRMDEAGARGPSRSKTKEETPEPGGVDVLPGNYKLVLSFGEHKDSTQIEVKFDPRYNLSGDVLQARYDFLKSIESMQTVAHEASQRILEAKETADHYIKWMKEKDEKGFKEQIKKSKAIKDSLEVLFEPFVGEDFSEKQGIIRTPIPDIGDRIGNAYYYASAKFDKPGPTQERLKKQAEEALRPALEALNLFFAEDWKEYQEGISELDLSLFEEYEAIEVKE
- a CDS encoding T9SS type A sorting domain-containing protein, with the protein product MNLTKIVFFKWVLSFCKKEFSANRQLNYIFLLVCVLFFSTNSGFSQFIIHVQDWEGVAGSGDWIRDEAPTNKWTRGTDTDGVYWGSKGTYISNDDTNFAYTIGTTSEAFAYKDIEFPAYTDGFYLHFYWKCVGDVGATTAYDYMRVFLVPTTTGLNETDLETAANGANGFEILGPGLQDRFVQQPSFVLENYPLTTTQNDLVENKTYRLVFLWKNDNEFSDGIPAAFDNVIISDGDASQPLSGTYQIGKNSIGTQRFDSIMHATALLNMNGVAGNVVFELTDEDYPIKTGDLPLRIKDFNANPNSTVSNAELLMQPVQDGSITPIISGSRANNAIIFIDQADNVTVNGDNGGTLSNDLIIENNSTSTPNGIYLGSEIATSSATNNIEINNVNINLSISDGIGLRVTSAADYSAGLFDNISISNNSFSGGRMAIYVNGNDGTANGSRLTIANNSINSTTNPIGLRGIEIFGTSTISISNNHIGNITSGLGGNVRGIRLGGNCSGATIEKNEIYNLSHTSDYGAHGISLATASTSANTVIKNNIIYNISGDGWNYTDTFIDNSSGIALQGTQSGISILNNSIYLKEGGSNIVAASASSYTACLAIETGSVVNVLKNNILINTLGGTNGTDPAGYSAIAYQGTFTNHFPDIDYNFYYTRVNSGSGAGESLATDFTSSASSLADLKILSANDQSSIGASSGDIATFNGPGFTFSAERLFDASNQGQGTFLKIDEAQQESWLLNAGGTHLPDVTEDFDGVARNTAITAVPPCMGAFEFTPAVEPVAAYQAGAITDAGTSEFYVANRKMLAITWNQNGGTLPSSLDVKYYPGNLPPDTDGYPVFNGYVQILAPDGSGFNYDIELAYEPALLAGIPATDIKLTKRSDAVNDWYAWPTTVNTTDRIFSVVNIDTEFSYFTGTNQENPLPVELLSFTAQTMSGRIELEWETATEKNNEHFDVEKKGVNNDWHTISTVAGAGNSNALIQYSISDFNPISGTQYYRLKQVDTDGKFEYSSVLRVDYGTNGQEVFPNPFMDKIFVKTNGEDLVERIELKNITGNAINISKEYLGQNKWKVNTHSLETGTYILYIYSGNQVEVRKVVKR
- a CDS encoding SgcJ/EcaC family oxidoreductase, giving the protein MTDFTTLNIPEPQEIPNTFIKAWNLKDPKMLASIFDEDAEFINVTGLWWHNRESIFEAHDYGLKVIFKDSELSLRKSKVKYLSETIAVVNARVHLEGQTSINGKKAQARNTIFTFVVHKNDYGNWSCASAQNTDIVPGKETHIIDEEGNMDAVDYRSS
- a CDS encoding SH3 domain-containing protein, yielding MKNYYYTLACAIMAFGLISCSGNENKETTEQTTAKEEAPKKVDAVSIWDGISVRKEPSSDGKWISSISLGEKVLMTGKTAVDSSEDNREYVEIKLGDDKQGWVVSGFVVEGTAVAAVREAQIFKRPDLLTKTDKSFNPMDVLALIDTKDEWVEVKGKRQGDKWFSSGWVKRTDLSDNEVDIAVAVYAQKALAIEEEEKRIEAIQEILENESFTSSQFMVDLKDELNDLNSDEEELMAEPTEEMDSVEMEEEVAETEEVMSE
- a CDS encoding extracellular catalytic domain type 1 short-chain-length polyhydroxyalkanoate depolymerase, whose product is MKNYLLMMLLLIMFSIICNAQETITGTIIHDNEEREYIMYIPASYDPTIASPLVLCFHGYTSSANTIMSYSGFNQIADTANFIVVYPQGTLLNGNTHWNVGGWTLNSTADDVGFTNALLDSISAEYTIDSSKVYSTGMSNGGFMSFLLACQLSERIAAVASVTGSMTPEIFNDCDPQHPTPVLQIHGNADGTVPYSGASWTKSIKQVVEYWVDFNNTTASADTTDIDDINTNDGSKVEKIMFTQGDSCSSVVHYKVKGGDHTWPGAWGNMDIKASAIVWDFISQFDINGKSECETEEDADDNEEDDDTGSIPTGTADKVFYNLKIYPNPSNSFITVERKDNASISYQITTVSGKQVLKGELKAEDKGIDLSDLEADVYVLRIGDRSVKIIKED